A stretch of the Vitis vinifera cultivar Pinot Noir 40024 chromosome 16, ASM3070453v1 genome encodes the following:
- the LOC109124126 gene encoding uncharacterized protein LOC109124126, giving the protein MKVLNLTCSASGCERNWSIFENIHSKRRNRLDHQRLNDLVYIKYNRALKRRYNERNTIDPISLKDLDDSNEWLIGRMEDEDSHGGAQDDFVFDDDNLTWGDVARATELRQPDLILELELEQAQA; this is encoded by the exons ATGAAAGTCCTCAACTTAACATGCAGTGCATCAGGTTGTGAACGAAATTGGAGCATCTTTGAAAAT ATTCATAGCAAGAGGAGAAATAGGTTAGATCATCAACGCTTGAATGATTTGGTGTACATTAAGTATAATCGAGCCTTGAAGAGAAGATACAATGAACGTAACACCATTGACccaatttccttgaaagatttagatgatagcaatgaatggttgataggaagaatggaagatgaggattctcatggaggtgcacaagatgattttgtatttgatgatgataattTGACATGGGGTGATGTTGCTAGAGCTACTGAGCTGAGGCAACCAGATTTGATACTAGAGCTAGAGCTAGAGCAAGCTCAAGCATAA
- the LOC100248523 gene encoding LOW QUALITY PROTEIN: structural maintenance of chromosomes protein 2-1 (The sequence of the model RefSeq protein was modified relative to this genomic sequence to represent the inferred CDS: inserted 2 bases in 2 codons; substituted 4 bases at 4 genomic stop codons) — protein sequence MYIKDICLEGFKSYATRTVVPGFDPYFNAITGLNGSCKSNILDSICFVLGITNLRQVLASNLQKLVYKQGQAGITKATVSVVFDNSDRSRSPLGYQDCPEITKIRQIVVGGRNKYLINRHLAQPSXVQNPFHSVQLNVNNPHFLIMQGRITKVLNMKPPGILSMLEEAAGTRMYEXKEEAALKTLEKKXSKVDEIDNLLDXEILLALEKLRKEHMQYMQWANGIAELDXLKRFCIAYEFVQAEKIRDSAVSGVEQVKTKTADIEESHKRMQVEIQEMETQVSNLTAEKKASLGGEVKVLSENIDALSRELVKQASVLKNQEDTLRSEKENAEKIVTGIEDLKQSVXERASVVKRAEDGAVDLKQRVEGLSKNLEECEKEYQGVLAGKSSGSEEKCLEDQLADAKVAVGRAETELKQLNTKITHREKELKEKTNESISKREEAVSVENELNVRRKDVENIKMALESLTYKGQMEALQKIA from the exons ATGTACATAAAGGACATCTGCTTGGAGGGCTTCAAATCCTACGCCACTCGCACGGTCGTCCCTGGCTTCGATCCCTACTTCAATGCCATCACCGGCCTTAATGGTTCCTGCAAGTCCAACATTCTTGACTCCATCTGCTTTGTGTTGGGCATTACCAATTTGCGGCAGGTTCTGGCTTCCAATCTCCAGAAGCTGGTCTATAAGCAAGGCCAAGCTGGGATTACCAAGGCCACCGTGTCGGTGGTGTTTGATAATTCTGATAGGAGTCGGAGTCCGCTCGGCTACCAGGATTGTCCAGAAATTACGAAAATACGGCAG ATTGTGGTTGGTGGAAGGAACAAATACCTAATAAATAGACACCTTGCCCAGCCTAGTTGAGTTCAAAACCCTTTCCACTCTGTACAGCTCAATGTTAACAACCCACATTTTCTCATAATGCAAGGGCGCATCACGAAGGTCTTAAACATGAAACCTCCAGGGATTTTATCTATGCTTGAAGAGGCTGCTGGGACAAGAATgtatg aaaaagaagaggcTGCTCTGAAAACACTTGAGAAGAAGTAGAGCAAAGTTGATGAGATTGATAATCTTCTTGACTAGGAGATATTGCTTGCTTTGGAGAAGTTGAGGAAAGAACATATGCAGTATATGCAATGGGCTAATGGCATTGCAGAATTAGATTGACTTAAAAGGTTCTGCATTGCCTATGAATTTGTTCAGGCAGAGAAGATTAGGGACAGTGCAGTCTCTGGGGTTGAACAAGTAAAGACAAAGACTGCTGATATCGAAGAGAGTCACAAAAGGATGCAGGTGGAAATACAGGAAATGGAGACACAAGTGTCAAACTTGACTGCTGAAAAGAAGGCAAGTCTGGGCGGAGAGGTAAAAGTTTTATCAGAGAACATAGATGCTCTTTCTCGTGAGCTTGTGAAGCAAGCATCAGTACTGAAAAATCAAGAAGACACTCTCAGGAGTGAAAAAGAGAATGCTGAAAAG ATTGTTACAGGTATTGAAGATTTAAAACAGTCTG AAGAGAGGGCCTCTGTTGTCAAAAGGGCTGAAGATGGGGCAGTTGATCTAAAACAAAGAGTTGAGGGACTTTCTAAGAATTTGGAAGAGTGTGAAAAAGAGTACCAG GGTGTTCTAGCCGGTAAGAGCAGTGGAAGTGAGGAAAAATGCCTTGAAGATCAACTAGCTGATGCAAAAGTAGCAGTTGGGAGAGCAGAAACAGAATTGAAACAGCTCAACACAAAAATAACTCATCGTGAGAAAGAGCTGAAAGAGAAAACAAATGAGTCAATATCTAAGCGTGAAGAAGCTGTTTCTGTTGAGAATGAGCTTAATGTGAGGAGAAAGGATGTGGAAAATATCAAAATGGCATTGGAATCTCTTACATACAAAGGTCAGATGGAAGCTTTACAAAAG ATTGCATAA
- the LOC100253626 gene encoding receptor-like protein EIX1 yields MAGRSFQHLLSFLVLLLLCAKPGLGNVTGCIERERQALLHFKRGLVDDYGLLSSWGDEHDNRNCCNWRGVQCSNQSGHVIMLHLQAPPSEYAYEYQSLRGEISPSLLELEHLTHLDLSCIDFEWRHIPPFLGFLSRMQYLNLSHANFNHTIPTQLGNLSNLLSLDLSHNYYDLNSGNLECLSRLSSLRHLDLSSVDLSKAIHWSQAINKLPSLIHLDLQSCGLPLIPPLTIPSLSHANSSVPLVFLDLSVNYLTFSIYPWLLNFNTTLLHLDLSFNDLNGSIPEYAFGNMNSLEYLDLSRSYLTSSIYPWLLNFNTTLLHLDLSFNDLNGSIPEYAFGNMNSLEYLDLSGSQLDGEILNAIRDMSSLAYLDLSENQLRGSIPDTVGKMVSLSHLDLSGNQLQGSIPDTVGKMVLLSHLDLSFNQLWGSIPDTVGKMVLLSHLDLSYNQLHGSIPDAVGKMVLLSHLDLSGNQLQGSIPNTVGNMVLLSHFGLSYNQLRGSIPDTVGKMVLLSRLDLSNNQLQGSVPDTVGKMVLLSHLDLSGNQLQGSVPDTVGKMVLLSHLDLSRNQLQGCIPDIVGNMVSLEKLYLSQNHLQGLQLLFLQY; encoded by the exons ATGGCAGGACGGTCCTTTCAACACCTTCTTAGCTTTCTTGTGCTTTTGCTGCTATGTGCCAAACCTGGCCTCGGGAATGTTACTGGGTGCATAGAGAGGGAGAGACAAGCTCTCCTTCACTTCAAACGTGGCCTTGTCGATGACTATGGCCTTCTTTCTTCTTGGGGAGATGAACATGACAACAGAAATTGTTGCAACTGGAGAGGAGTCCAGTGTAGTAACCAGTCAGGTCACGTCATCATGCTTCATCTTCAAGCCCCTCCTTCTGAATATGCTTATGAGTACCAGTCTCTAAGAGGTGAGATAAGTCCTTCGCTGCTTGAATTGGAGCATTTGACTCATTTGGATCTCAGCTgtattgattttgaatggaGGCATATACCTCCATTCCTTGGTTTCCTCAGCAGAATGCAGTACCTCAATCTCTCTCATGCCAATTTCAATCACACTATTCCCACTCAACTGGGAAATCTTTCCAACTTGCTTTCCCTTGACCTCAGCCATAATTATTATGACTTGAATTCTGGGAACCTGGAGTGCCTTTCTCGTCTTTCTTCTTTAAGACACCTTGACCTGAGTTCTGTCGACCTTAGTAAAGCCATCCACTGGTCCCAAGCAATTAATAAACTCCCTTCTCTCATTCACTTGGATTTACAAAGTTGTGGCCTCCCTCTCATCCCTCCACTCACCATTCCGTCTCTTTCCCATGCGAATTCCTCTGTCCCTCTTGTTTTCCTTGATCTCTCTGTGAATTATCTCACTTTTTCAATATACCCATGGCTGCTCAACTTTAATACCACCCTCCTTCATCTTGATCTCTCTTTCAATGATTTAAACGGTTCGATTCCGGAATATGCTTTTGGAAACATGAATTCGCTTGAATATCTTGATCTCTCTAGGAGTTATCTCACTTCTTCAATATACCCATGGCTGCTCAACTTTAATACCACCCTCCTTCATCTTGATCTCTCTTTCAATGATTTAAACGGTTCGATTCCGGAATATGCTTTTGGAAACATGAATTCGCTTGAATATCTTGATCTCTCTGGGAGTCAACTTGATGGTGAGATTCTGAATGCAATTAGAGACATGAGTTCACTTGCATATCTTGATCTCTCTGAAAATCAACTACGAGGCTCAATTCCAGATACAGTTGGGAAGATGGTTTCACTTTCACATCTTGATCTCTCTGGCAATCAACTGCAGGGCTCAATTCCAGATACAGTTGGGAAGATGGTTTTACTTTCACATCTTGATCTTTCTTTCAATCAACTATGGGGCTCAATTCCAGATACAGTTGGGAAGATGGTTTTACTTTCACATCTTGATCTCTCTTACAATCAACTGCATGGCTCAATTCCAGACGCAGTTGGGAAGATGGTTTTACTTTCACATCTTGATCTCTCTGGCAATCAACTGCAGGGCTCAATTCCAAATACAGTTGGGAACATGGTTTTACTGTCACATTTTGGTCTCTCTTACAATCAATTGCGGGGCTCAATTCCAGACACAGTTGGGAAGATGGTTTTACTTTCACGTCTTGATCTCTCTAACAATCAACTGCAGGGCTCAGTTCCAGATACGGTGGGGAAGATGGTTTTACTTTCACATCTTGATCTCTCTGGCAATCAACTGCAAGGCTCAGTTCCAGATACAGTTGGAAAAATGGTTTTACTTTCACATCTTGATCTCTCTCGCAATCAACTACAGGGCTGCATTCCAGATATAGTTGGGAACATGGTTTCTCTTGAAAAACTCTATCTCTCTCAGAATCATCTTCAAG GACTGCAACTCTTGTTCTTGCAATATTAG